In Streptomyces ambofaciens ATCC 23877, a single genomic region encodes these proteins:
- a CDS encoding NAD(P)/FAD-dependent oxidoreductase codes for MSSSTSGVVNGGISFWYADDGLPAAAREPLAGDASADVVIVGGGYTGLWTAYYLKQAAPFLRITVLEQKFCGYGASGRNGGWLYNGVAGRDRYAKLHGHEAAVRLQRAMNDTVDEVIRVAAAEGIDAGIHRGGVLEVACTPAQAARLRAFHEAELAFGEKDRELYGARETAERIRVADAVASTWTPHGARLHPVKLVKGLAAAVERLGVTLHESTPVTEIRPRHAVTPYGTVRAPYVLRCTEGFTASLKGQRRTWLPMNSSMIATEPLTDEQWEAVGWTGRETLGDLAHAYMYAQRTADGRIALGGRGVPYRFGSRTDNDGTTRAETVEALREILVRFFPALDGLRIEHAWSGVLGVPRDWCATVTLDRSTGLGWAGGYVGSGVATANLAARTLRDLVQRDSGQGGRTGLTDLPWVGHRVRRWEPEPLRWLGVQGMYAVYREADRRERTTRSAGSSRLARIADRVSGRA; via the coding sequence ATGAGCAGCTCGACCAGTGGCGTCGTCAACGGTGGCATCTCCTTCTGGTACGCGGACGACGGGCTCCCGGCCGCGGCCCGCGAACCCCTCGCCGGCGACGCGTCGGCGGACGTGGTGATCGTGGGAGGCGGTTACACCGGCCTGTGGACGGCCTACTACCTGAAGCAGGCCGCGCCCTTCCTGCGGATCACCGTCCTGGAGCAGAAGTTCTGCGGCTACGGGGCCTCCGGCCGCAACGGCGGCTGGCTCTACAACGGCGTCGCGGGCCGCGACCGGTACGCGAAGCTGCACGGCCACGAGGCGGCGGTGCGGCTCCAGCGGGCGATGAACGACACCGTCGACGAGGTGATCCGGGTCGCCGCGGCCGAGGGCATCGACGCCGGCATCCACCGGGGCGGGGTGCTCGAAGTGGCGTGCACACCCGCGCAGGCGGCCCGGCTGAGGGCCTTCCACGAGGCCGAGCTGGCGTTCGGCGAGAAGGACCGGGAGCTGTACGGCGCCCGGGAGACGGCCGAGCGGATCAGGGTCGCCGACGCGGTCGCCTCGACCTGGACCCCGCACGGGGCCCGGCTGCACCCCGTGAAGCTGGTGAAGGGCCTCGCGGCGGCCGTCGAGCGCCTCGGCGTCACCCTCCACGAGTCGACGCCGGTCACGGAGATCCGCCCCCGGCACGCGGTGACCCCCTACGGCACCGTCCGCGCGCCGTACGTGCTGCGCTGCACCGAGGGCTTCACCGCCTCGCTCAAGGGCCAGCGGCGGACCTGGCTGCCCATGAACTCGTCGATGATCGCCACCGAGCCGCTGACCGACGAGCAGTGGGAGGCGGTCGGCTGGACGGGCCGCGAGACCCTGGGCGACCTGGCGCACGCCTACATGTACGCCCAGCGCACCGCCGACGGCCGGATCGCGCTCGGCGGGCGCGGGGTGCCGTACCGCTTCGGCTCCCGCACCGACAACGACGGCACCACCCGGGCGGAGACGGTCGAGGCGCTGCGGGAGATCCTGGTCCGCTTCTTCCCCGCCCTGGACGGACTGCGGATCGAGCACGCCTGGTCGGGAGTCCTCGGCGTGCCCCGCGACTGGTGCGCGACCGTCACCCTGGACCGTTCGACGGGCCTCGGCTGGGCGGGCGGCTACGTCGGCTCCGGCGTCGCCACCGCCAACCTCGCCGCCCGCACCCTGCGCGACCTGGTCCAGCGGGACTCGGGCCAGGGCGGCCGCACCGGCCTCACCGACCTGCCCTGGGTCGGCCACCGGGTACGCCGCTGGGAACCGGAGCCGCTGCGCTGGCTCGGCGTGCAGGGCATGTACGCGGTCTACCGCGAGGCGGACCGGCGCGAACGCACCACCCGCAGCGCCGGCTCCTCCCGCCTGGCCCGCATCGCGGACCGCGTCTCCGGCCGCGCCTGA
- a CDS encoding aminoglycoside phosphotransferase family protein, which translates to MIDVPQALAASQAKYNGEAGRAFVEGLPALAAGFLDRWGLRLDGPSMHGWAALVLPVVRRDGTPAALKLQILDEETEGEPVALRRWDGDGAVRLLDHDPATGTMLLERLDPHRTLSHVEDSREAVLALARLLAHLTATPAPPGVRRLGDIARGMLERTPWTLDRIPDPADRRLVADCAAAVREVADEPGDRLLHWDLHYENVLGSDRAPWLAIDPKPLAGDPGFDLLPALDNRYDPDETRWRFDAMTDVLGLDRERARAWSLGRVLQNSLWNVEDGDPLETAQLEIGRLLRAL; encoded by the coding sequence GTGATCGACGTTCCGCAAGCGCTCGCCGCGTCGCAGGCGAAGTACAACGGGGAGGCGGGCCGCGCCTTCGTGGAAGGGCTGCCCGCGCTGGCGGCCGGATTCCTGGACCGCTGGGGGCTGCGCCTCGACGGGCCCTCGATGCACGGCTGGGCGGCCCTGGTACTGCCCGTGGTGCGCCGCGACGGCACACCGGCGGCACTGAAGCTCCAGATCCTCGACGAGGAGACCGAGGGCGAGCCCGTCGCCCTGCGGAGGTGGGACGGGGACGGGGCGGTACGGCTGCTCGACCACGACCCGGCCACCGGCACCATGCTCCTGGAGCGCCTGGACCCGCACCGGACACTCAGCCACGTCGAGGACTCCCGGGAGGCGGTCCTCGCCCTGGCCCGGCTGCTCGCCCACCTCACCGCCACCCCCGCGCCGCCCGGCGTGCGCCGCCTCGGCGACATCGCGCGGGGCATGCTGGAGCGGACGCCGTGGACGCTGGACCGCATCCCGGACCCGGCGGACCGACGCCTGGTCGCCGACTGCGCCGCCGCCGTGCGCGAGGTCGCGGACGAGCCCGGCGACCGGCTGCTGCACTGGGACCTGCACTACGAGAACGTCCTCGGCTCCGACCGGGCCCCCTGGCTCGCCATCGACCCCAAGCCGCTGGCCGGCGACCCCGGCTTCGACCTGCTGCCGGCCCTCGACAACCGCTACGACCCGGACGAGACGCGCTGGCGCTTCGACGCCATGACCGACGTCCTCGGCCTGGACCGGGAGCGGGCCCGGGCCTGGTCCCTCGGCCGCGTCCTGCAGAACAGCCTGTGGAACGTCGAGGACGGCGACCCGCTGGAGACCGCCCAGCTGGAGATCGGGCGGCTGCTGCGGGCACTCTGA
- a CDS encoding AAA family ATPase, whose amino-acid sequence MTGPLRERDDALALLAAETERTRAGTGGLVLLRGATGTGRTAVLEAAARHAAERGLRVLRARCSPEDTGVPLATVLHLLGPVSEFTDLVPGGDDRGSAARLWRLLRSYAAEGPLLLAVDDVHLADDSSRRWLVEAARRVDRLPVLLVATERSQYDIDPRPAGLTQALSPSLVRTHTLAPLSDAAAAGLVRAAFPAAGPGWTAECVRAGAGSPLLLHALLDDLRGIPHTGGDPYAEGVPYAGGVPYAGGDLHAGGVLNAEGVPYAEDDPRAEGDPHAAGDPHVGGDPHTGGAPHPVGLPPAQGVPPLPDTSAALYPGAYPAAVSWWLSGAGPATVDVARCLATLEQAWPPGPRDAPSVPPAARGEAGPAATSPGTSSGRDTVPAPEHPGPPGPDLYPRRTERDRYAWDAGGGGRDPHARHLLLAEAAGADPARVAGWLAAMTRLGLLRPDATGQPRYAHPLLRDAVLTGWPRSRREAAHRVAAEVMLRRGDRVEAVARHLLRTPAVGLPWALRVLRDAVTVAVHDARPDDAVGYLRRVLDEPLPDDLRQRLLTELGSLEYASADTPAAIARLAEAQHLPADPRNRVRTAVALGTALAGRGEIRTAMEVLRRTEGRLSGHPGLTRTVQTAGALLSDEDLATRQEVYRSLCETGANSPELVGTAGQALLVRYAATAALISAEEAMTRVRALLAQPTDPLAEPFLLGTAAAVAQWADELDEADRLVERGLAGQHPALLHPMQHALLNTRADIAAARGDHARLLAADGGPGRPSPSRTGPSNRDAHVLMALVHTGRTDEARRFADRFDLRAVPENWELNRFLYARGVLRAATGDPAGALHDFLECGRRQTAREVVSPVVTPWRTAVAECRLALGGGQEALALATEELRLARVWNTPRTVGRALRVLGTATGGRRGLELAEEAVRTLRDAPADADMELIPALLAQGRQLTAAGERGRARDCLREAAELAERKGAQRLLTLVGQALRGSGARGPATARTGSGALTGSERRIAELAADGRTNTEIAELLHLARRTVETHLTSTYRKLRIRRRTELPDALGRGRRRDAHPAPDGTTGTADTTGTVGTNGTIGITGITGTPRTPGTAQD is encoded by the coding sequence ATGACCGGACCGCTCCGCGAACGCGACGACGCTCTCGCACTGCTCGCGGCCGAGACCGAACGCACCCGGGCCGGCACCGGTGGCCTCGTCCTGCTGCGCGGCGCCACCGGCACCGGCCGCACCGCCGTCCTGGAGGCCGCCGCCCGGCACGCCGCCGAGCGCGGCCTGCGGGTGCTGCGGGCCCGCTGCTCGCCCGAGGACACCGGGGTGCCGCTGGCCACGGTCCTGCATCTCCTGGGCCCGGTCTCGGAGTTCACGGACCTGGTGCCCGGCGGCGACGACCGCGGCAGCGCGGCCCGGCTGTGGCGGCTGCTGCGCTCGTACGCGGCCGAGGGCCCCCTGCTGCTGGCCGTGGACGACGTGCACCTGGCCGACGACTCCTCACGCCGCTGGCTGGTCGAGGCCGCCCGGCGCGTGGACCGATTACCGGTCCTGCTGGTGGCCACCGAGCGCAGCCAGTACGACATCGACCCGCGCCCCGCCGGACTCACCCAGGCCCTGTCCCCGTCCCTCGTGCGCACCCACACCCTCGCCCCGCTCTCCGACGCGGCGGCGGCCGGTCTGGTCCGCGCCGCCTTCCCCGCCGCCGGACCGGGTTGGACGGCGGAATGCGTACGGGCGGGCGCCGGCAGCCCCCTCCTGCTCCACGCCCTCCTCGACGACCTGCGCGGCATCCCGCACACCGGGGGCGACCCGTACGCCGAGGGTGTCCCGTATGCCGGGGGTGTCCCGTACGCCGGGGGCGACTTGCACGCTGGTGGTGTCCTGAACGCCGAGGGTGTCCCGTACGCCGAGGACGATCCGCGCGCTGAAGGCGACCCGCACGCCGCCGGAGACCCGCACGTCGGCGGAGACCCGCACACCGGCGGCGCCCCGCACCCCGTAGGACTCCCGCCCGCCCAGGGCGTCCCGCCCCTGCCCGACACCTCTGCCGCGCTGTACCCGGGGGCCTACCCGGCGGCCGTCTCCTGGTGGCTGAGCGGCGCCGGCCCCGCGACCGTCGACGTGGCCCGCTGCCTCGCGACGCTGGAGCAGGCCTGGCCGCCGGGCCCGCGGGACGCCCCGTCCGTCCCGCCGGCCGCCCGCGGAGAGGCCGGCCCCGCCGCCACGTCCCCGGGCACGTCGTCGGGGAGGGACACCGTCCCGGCGCCCGAGCACCCGGGACCGCCGGGCCCGGACCTCTACCCGCGACGCACGGAACGCGACCGGTACGCGTGGGACGCGGGGGGCGGGGGGCGCGATCCGCACGCGCGGCACCTCCTGCTCGCCGAGGCGGCCGGCGCCGACCCCGCCCGGGTCGCCGGGTGGCTCGCGGCCATGACCCGGCTGGGCCTCCTGCGACCGGACGCCACCGGTCAACCCCGTTACGCTCACCCCCTGTTGCGCGACGCCGTGCTCACCGGCTGGCCGAGGTCCCGGCGGGAGGCGGCACACCGGGTCGCGGCGGAGGTGATGCTGCGCCGGGGCGACCGGGTCGAGGCGGTCGCCCGGCATCTCCTGCGGACACCCGCCGTCGGCCTGCCCTGGGCGCTGCGCGTCCTGCGCGACGCCGTCACGGTCGCCGTGCACGACGCCCGTCCCGACGACGCCGTCGGCTATCTGCGCCGGGTGCTGGACGAACCGCTGCCGGACGACCTCCGCCAGCGGCTGCTGACCGAACTGGGGTCACTGGAGTACGCGTCGGCCGACACCCCGGCGGCCATCGCGCGGCTCGCCGAGGCCCAGCACCTGCCGGCCGACCCCCGCAACCGGGTCCGGACGGCCGTGGCCCTCGGCACCGCCCTGGCCGGCCGCGGCGAGATCCGTACCGCCATGGAGGTGCTGCGCCGCACGGAGGGGAGGCTGTCCGGCCACCCGGGGCTCACCCGCACCGTGCAGACCGCCGGCGCGCTGCTGTCCGACGAGGACCTGGCGACCCGGCAGGAGGTGTACCGGTCGCTGTGCGAGACCGGCGCGAACTCCCCGGAGCTGGTGGGCACCGCCGGACAGGCCCTGCTCGTGCGGTACGCGGCGACGGCCGCGCTGATCTCCGCCGAGGAGGCGATGACCCGCGTGCGGGCCCTGCTGGCACAGCCCACCGACCCGCTCGCCGAGCCCTTCCTGCTGGGCACGGCCGCCGCGGTCGCCCAGTGGGCCGATGAACTCGACGAGGCGGACCGGCTCGTGGAACGCGGCCTGGCCGGGCAGCACCCCGCCCTGCTGCACCCGATGCAGCACGCGCTCCTCAACACCCGCGCGGACATCGCCGCGGCCCGCGGCGACCACGCCCGTCTGCTCGCCGCCGACGGCGGACCGGGGCGCCCTTCGCCGTCCCGCACCGGCCCCTCCAACCGGGACGCCCACGTCCTGATGGCGCTCGTCCACACCGGCCGCACCGACGAGGCGCGGCGCTTCGCCGACCGGTTCGACCTGCGTGCGGTGCCGGAGAACTGGGAACTGAACCGCTTCCTGTACGCCCGCGGCGTGCTGCGCGCCGCCACCGGCGACCCGGCGGGCGCGCTCCACGACTTCCTGGAGTGCGGACGGCGCCAGACCGCCCGCGAGGTCGTCAGCCCGGTCGTCACCCCGTGGCGGACGGCGGTCGCGGAGTGCCGGCTGGCGCTGGGCGGCGGCCAGGAGGCGCTGGCCCTGGCGACGGAGGAACTGCGGCTGGCCCGGGTGTGGAACACCCCCCGCACGGTGGGCCGCGCCCTGCGCGTGCTGGGCACCGCGACCGGCGGGCGACGCGGTCTGGAGCTGGCCGAGGAGGCCGTACGGACCCTGCGGGACGCGCCCGCCGACGCCGACATGGAGCTGATCCCGGCGCTGCTCGCCCAGGGCCGTCAGCTCACCGCCGCCGGCGAACGCGGCCGGGCCCGCGACTGCCTGCGCGAGGCGGCGGAGCTGGCCGAACGCAAGGGCGCCCAACGGCTCCTCACCCTGGTCGGACAGGCGCTGCGCGGAAGCGGCGCCCGGGGTCCGGCGACGGCCCGGACCGGCTCGGGCGCGCTGACCGGCAGCGAACGCCGGATCGCCGAACTGGCCGCCGACGGCCGTACGAACACGGAGATCGCCGAACTGCTGCACCTGGCCCGGCGCACCGTGGAGACACACCTCACCAGCACGTACCGGAAACTGCGGATACGCCGCAGGACCGAGCTGCCCGACGCGCTGGGCCGTGGCCGGCGCCGCGACGCCCACCCAGCTCCCGACGGCACGACCGGCACCGCCGACACCACCGGCACCGTAGGCACGAACGGCACCATCGGCATCACCGGCATCACCGGCACGCCCCGCACCCCCGGCACCGCGCAGGACTGA
- a CDS encoding helix-turn-helix transcriptional regulator, protein MLNSPRTTITSTLGAGGAVGVTDRRVPVAVSAPDPISREGAVSQLRRHPEIDLREESGPGTVALLIADALDEAALTRLRRLVRSEGARAVLVVGTIRESELLDVVECGVGAIVWRHEATAHRLVQAVLAAARGDGDLPADLLGRLISQVGTLHRGAAGRPGAPSLGLAPREVDVLRLVAEGLDTGEIAGKLSYSERTVKNVMHGLTTRLHLRNRAHAVAYALREGYI, encoded by the coding sequence TTGCTCAACTCACCCCGGACCACCATCACGTCCACCCTCGGCGCCGGCGGGGCCGTCGGCGTCACCGACCGGCGCGTCCCGGTGGCGGTGTCCGCTCCGGACCCGATCAGCCGCGAGGGCGCGGTCAGCCAGTTGCGCCGCCACCCCGAGATCGATCTGCGCGAGGAGTCCGGCCCCGGCACGGTGGCCCTCCTCATCGCGGACGCGCTCGACGAGGCGGCGCTCACCCGGCTGCGCCGGCTCGTGCGCAGCGAGGGCGCGCGCGCCGTGCTGGTGGTCGGCACGATCCGGGAGAGCGAACTGCTGGACGTCGTCGAGTGCGGCGTCGGTGCCATCGTCTGGCGGCACGAGGCCACCGCCCACCGGCTGGTGCAGGCGGTGCTGGCAGCCGCCCGCGGTGACGGGGACCTGCCCGCCGACCTGCTGGGCCGGCTCATCAGCCAGGTGGGCACGCTGCACCGGGGCGCGGCGGGCCGCCCCGGCGCCCCCTCGCTGGGGCTCGCACCCCGCGAGGTGGACGTCCTGCGACTGGTCGCCGAGGGTCTCGACACCGGTGAGATCGCCGGCAAGCTGTCCTACTCCGAACGGACCGTCAAGAACGTCATGCACGGGCTCACCACCCGGCTCCATCTGCGCAACCGCGCCCATGCCGTGGCCTATGCCCTGCGGGAAGGTTACATCTGA
- a CDS encoding DUF4255 domain-containing protein gives MIHEVDEVLKSLLGGGALTGSGIDVSFEAPTRDWAARRNAPVVNAYLYDIREDVARRQSGRVSVRDERDIEVRRRRPPRWFRLSYLVTAWTKTPQDEHRLLSAVLATLLPREVLAPAELPPGLRALELSMPLTVAGTQTESRSLAEIWSALGGELKPSLDLVVTVPFPAFPEYDAGPPVTEGAVVRVRELPGEPARSGERSHRPHQVAAARTARKAAVPRKAAAPREDPAAREDAADRRADRR, from the coding sequence GTGATCCACGAGGTGGACGAGGTCCTCAAGAGCCTCCTCGGCGGCGGAGCGCTGACGGGCTCGGGCATCGACGTGTCCTTCGAGGCACCCACCCGTGACTGGGCGGCCCGGCGCAACGCCCCTGTGGTCAACGCCTATCTGTACGACATCCGCGAGGACGTGGCCCGGCGTCAGAGCGGCCGGGTCTCGGTGCGCGACGAGCGCGACATCGAGGTGCGGCGCCGCAGGCCCCCGCGCTGGTTCCGGCTGTCGTACCTGGTGACGGCCTGGACGAAGACCCCGCAGGACGAGCACCGGCTGCTGTCCGCCGTGCTGGCGACTCTGCTGCCGCGCGAGGTCCTGGCACCAGCCGAACTCCCGCCCGGCCTGCGGGCCCTGGAGCTGTCGATGCCGCTGACGGTGGCCGGCACCCAGACGGAGTCCCGTTCCCTCGCGGAGATCTGGTCCGCCCTCGGCGGCGAGCTGAAACCGTCCCTGGACCTGGTGGTGACCGTTCCCTTCCCCGCCTTCCCGGAGTACGACGCCGGGCCCCCGGTCACGGAGGGCGCGGTGGTCCGGGTGCGCGAACTGCCGGGCGAGCCGGCCCGGTCCGGCGAACGCTCCCACCGGCCCCACCAGGTGGCGGCCGCCCGCACCGCCCGCAAGGCCGCGGTCCCCCGCAAGGCCGCAGCCCCCCGCGAGGACCCGGCCGCCCGCGAGGACGCCGCGGACCGACGCGCGGACCGGCGGTGA